Part of the Corythoichthys intestinalis isolate RoL2023-P3 unplaced genomic scaffold, ASM3026506v1 HiC_scaffold_23, whole genome shotgun sequence genome is shown below.
AAGAATGGATCTATTTGACGACTTACCAGAGCCCATTCAGACCGGTGAGTAATGGCGTTTTCACGAGTAAACCTAGACAAGGACCCCGGCATAAGCTCCATTAAATCTGGTTGTCGTAACGTCACTGACTGTTGTTTCATGATTATGGTGGAGGCATAGAAACATAGTTAATACTTGATaagagtgctgcaacgattaatcgattaactcgagtattcgattagaaaaaaaaagattcgaactaaaatttgctgcttcgagtattcgtttaattaaagtagcgatgtaatggtttattttgaaagtgtttgaatttagttttattgacttGAATGGCTACACTGCGCTCTAGACTGcctcatttcaaatggctgaatccagctgcttcatgttaagaccaacataagtttttgtttgagctaatgtttttttttttttttttttttaatgcattcgtaatttatagatatatttagccgtttattgggggggaatatgtgtctaaaccattttttaagagcattgcataaaataaaattaacgttttatagcatttaagctagcaaacttttgctatgtaagttagccaattgttcttttgttgtacatagatcctattTTATACATACCGttggaggctcagctcaggtattttattttttcatgttccttatccgattattcaaTTATTCTAACTAtacagttcatcgattaatcgactatctactactaaaataatcaatagctgcagcccgactTGATAATGTAATTTCAATGTAGTAAGAATAGAATAGattagccctttattatcactTTACAGTTGTCCAATgacattgtggagcatctccctttacagtgcaggataagttaaaatctcaaaagtgacttgcaagtttaaaagtataaaatctaaataaatataaaatgtgtatgatatattcttatgttcaggcagtgcaaataatcgaagtgaagtagcagcagtttgaccGTGAAGGCACTGAATATTGCACGTGATTAAGTATCgcacatagaatattgcatgtaaatgaatattggacattgaGTGACGTTTGTTACATATGGCTATTAAGGGTAGAGATAAatttagcaaagaaactgttcccCTGTTTGTTCTTGATTTTAAACACCtatagcagtggttcttaacctgggtttgatcgaactccaggggttcggtgagtaagtctaaggggttcggcaaaGGTAAAGAAAtccagagccctattttcgtacacCAATTAAATCTAGGAAAAGTGACTTTTTAGACCAgactttggactggtttgctcgcaatttacaggcttaatcgaTTTCTTTTACTATTAGTCCTCTCTCTTGTGGGAGGAGTAAAGTCAActcacacttggtatgagggaatataACAAACCAagggcagcgtggtctcaaattttgacctgtttataaaacatgcggtcaaaatgagaaaatttttgaatgggaatttgctaaattattagattGCTAGCTTggatatattggttttgaatttgacaaAAATAACTTTATTATCTacttccgaagggttcggtgaatccacatgtgagacTTGTGGGGTTAGAAGGTTAACAACAACTGACCTATAGCGTCTCCCAAAGGGGAGCAGTTCAAACAGCTGGAAACCAGGATGTGAGCTGTCTTTGAGGATGTTTAGACTTTTAGACTCTAAACTTCAGAGTGTTTAATGGGTGTACACATTCCTGTTTTCAccctcatcatttttttttttttaatgcgaaaTGATATTATTCAGGgcactttttaaaatgtttttctttcatCTTCATTGATGAGAGCATTTAGAAATAAATGGATAATTGAAAAATACCCCATGAGTCAAAACGTATGCAGGCACAgtccttaaagcaacactaggtaacttatatattaataatattattatattatattttcataacatttgttatgatatgtcgactgacaactagttgaacgaaacctcttttatatcttgagggggtctgtatcgctttcaccagcactaattaacgttgaggagggtggcaggaaccctgtcacataaaaaaattacaaatgttGTGActgctatagaccccactcaccaacgtcacacaatgacgtgtcgctgtaatcggccaccatattgtccgtcattgtttatccgtattctcaatggtttcaatttgtcgtgcaatttatagtgcaattcatggaaggtgctttcagacgctgtaaactcattggatgcgttgcataaaaggcgttatgtggaaaagcttcagtttatctatttgccagatccatatttgatgcctaaatcgatatttttcgacccgctgtcttcgcggtctctgcctgacatctgctaccctcatatctacaactatcttgtccgcaGAAACtctgcctattctcacgaaagtttgaaaaactttaagagcagcactctaagcaacattaccccgtgtgaccctttactttcaattttctaaaatggcgacagtcaataaaaaaaaaaaaggttgactgcgatggccgacgcttcaaggataggtggatattggactatttcttcaatacaatacgcaacaactgtgtctgcctcatttgcaaagagacagtcgctgttttcaaagacatgctgacatgtacgacaacattacaaggaagatacgcagcgagaaattatagcaacttgaagctagtttaatttcacagcagcagtatttcgcaagagcccgaatgtcgaaagagaacgccacaagggcgagattgttgaaattatgaattaaaaaaaataataataaagcaaatgtgacacacagaagggcttgctaaaaattgtttaaatatattgttctacgtaaaaatcaatcaatcagccaaggtagccccccacatttttaccacaccaaatctggccccctttgcaaaaagtttggacatccctgtttaactgatgatccgtagacgaggccagcttctttcacttggtaccagctaaatattattcaaaatgtaatgatgatggaagaaataagcatcttgaatttgaaactgaatgttgtcggtgattagcctcgcaatgatcttaattgtggttgtcagcccaaaaccctctaaatatatattaaatgcatcttaccaggtataaaatgactactaaatagtctgtggtgatcatttggtgcccagttttctcgtcgaattgcagcagtccatctcgctctcctctccgggtctctcggaatacggtagaacttcaagtctctccgtctatcttctctgttactgcaaccaaccgccacacacgccttcaccattttgattgttaatgttaacgagcagaaaaacacgccataataggaggaatttacgtagcggtaatgtgtaaccacgacgagctgacggacaatatggcgtggaggcttggttgtgacgtcatgtgagtagggtctatacggcatacgtcacttccccattTATTATAAAGACAGAAATCTATGCTAACGCTATCACTTAAATTCTGCAaatatggcagagcaacaaagacaaaaagaaagggcgGCTACCAGGATGTACGGAATaatcattggcccggctttcacttgctGGCGTGACACCAtccaccccccccacccccaccccccgccCACGAATTGGGTGAGTGGGGTTGGTGAGCCACACTAAGACAATCTGTTTGTATTTTGCGTGTAAAGCACACAGGAATCACTTTTGTttgttgcattaaaaaaatgaattattgtcccTGGTTTCAAGAACTTTGATTACACtactgctttatttgtgtgttaTCAGGTCCTGCCACGGCTGCCATCTCGCCGCGATCCGCCAAAGATGTGGACAACGATGAGAACCACGTCAAGCGAAAACGAGAGGAAGAAGAACGTGTCACATCCACAAAAGAAGAAGAGGAgagcaagaaagtttgtagagaAGGTTTTCGCCTCTGCCAACATGTCTGATGATGCTTGGCCTCCGTAAAGCAACTCGTCTAACTCTGCgtttttgttgtgtgttttcatctgtgtgtgtggtgtttttttgtGCCTTTATGTCTGTATATGTGTGCACTTGTGTTCCTTGTTGTGACATTAGCCCTCCCTGTGCTGCGAGGTTACGTAGCCGCGAGGCGCGGTGAGCGTGAAGAAATGCAGGATGCTCATGTTTTACTTCCTGACATGAGTGATTGTCTGTCAACGCTACCTGCACAAATGTAATATACATCTACACACTGAGGTGTAATTTAATATTCTGTCTGATGTTGATATTTGTGAATATTTTATGATGTTCCTGAAGATCAAGGGTGTcatattttgctgtttttgacGGTCATGGCGGCGATCGAGCCTCTCGCTTCGCGGCTGAGCATTTTCACCACATTCTAGCAAAGAACTTTCCTCAAGGTGAGGAAAAAGTATTATTTTTCTTGCAAAAGATTTAAAAGACACAAACGCATAACAATAACACGAttttaaatctgctcaattcgcgagtgatttgcaattaaatcaTGTAGATAAAAAACTTTAACCAGGTCACACACTTATTTTTAATCTGTCTTATACATGTAACACTCGAAAAATATTGGAACACTGTGAAAAGTCAACTTGAAAGAAACTTACGtttgttgtcatttatgttcaCAACCTTTAAAATAGAACATTTGTATGTGAACAAATGGGCAAAAATCATGTAAAATTTACATTTTCGAAATAAATGTCTTTTCTAGGTGAAAATGAGAACCTGGACAAGTTAATAAAGAAATGCCTTTTGGACACTTTCCGCCAGACGGATGAAGACTTTCTCAAAAAAGCGTCCAGCCAGTAAGATTCGCCGTTAAGCTCAGTTCCAAAGGACTGCATTCCATGGATCCTTTAATGTTCTTgtcattttaaaacattttttgtattgGTGCATTTGTTTGTCAATTCGTCTTTGTGAAACAGGAAGCCAGCATGGAAAGACGGCTCCACAGCAACATGCGTGTTAGTGCTGGACAACACGGTTTATGTGACCAACCTGGGAGACAGCAAGGTATCTACTGTGCTTTACGGGGTTGGTTGACACAATGTTTGTTATACTTTTTTGATTCTTGGAGATTTATCCTGGG
Proteins encoded:
- the LOC130911182 gene encoding integrin-linked kinase-associated serine/threonine phosphatase 2C-like, whose product is MDLFDDLPEPIQTGPATAAISPRSAKDVDNDENHVKRKREEEERVTSTKEEEESKKVCREALPVLRGYVAARRGEREEMQDAHVLLPDMSDCLSTLPAQISRVSYFAVFDGHGGDRASRFAAEHFHHILAKNFPQGENENLDKLIKKCLLDTFRQTDEDFLKKASSQKPAWKDGSTATCVLVLDNTVYVTNLGDSKAVLCRMEVDGEASEGQRRRPATLALSRDHNPTIYEERMRIQRAGGTVREGRVMGVLEVSRSIGDGQYKRCGVISTPDLRRCQLTANDRFIILACDGLFKVFSAAEAVRFVLDVLQDSKFTGKEEQFEAACQQLASEAVRRGCADNVTVILISIDF